The segment CGGCCTGAAGGTGATCGGCGTGACCTCGCTGGCCTACCCGGGCGCGGTCGGCTCCAACGACCCGTCCGGCACCTACCTCAAGGACAACTGCGACGTCGTCCTGGACAGCAAGATCGGCCTCGGCGACGGCGAGCTCGACCACCCCGGCGCCGGCGCCCCGTTCGGCTCGGTCTCCACCATCACCACCAGCGCCCTGATGCAGTCCGTGACGGCCGCCGCGATCGGCAAGCTGGCCGACCGGGGCATCACCCCGCCGCTGTTCCGCTCCGGGAACGTGGACGGCGGCACCGAGTGGAACAACAAGGTGATCGCCGACAACGCGGACCGGATCTTCTACGCCTGGTAGCACCCTTCGGCGACCCGCCCCATTCGGCCAACTCCGGCCTCGCCCGCGTAAGTTCACCCGGCGCTGGGAAGGACTCACGGGACCGGTGAGACTGCGCTGCGGGGGCGGGGATGGCGGCTGGGACGGGGCGTTCGATCGGCTTCGTGCGGGAGCAGGACCTGCTCCCGCGCGTCTTCTGGGCCGCCGACGGCGCGTCCCTGCAGGGCCAGGCCCGGGCGGTGGCGCTCTCCCGCTGGGAGCTGCTGCTGCTGGTGGGCGCCGCCTTCGCGGGCTCCGCGGACGGCCCGGTCTGGGCCTGGGCCGCCGCCGTGGCCTACCTCGGCGCGCTGTTCATCGCCGTCACCGTCGCCCGGCAGAACCCGCAGCGGCTCTGGTACGACGGCCGGGCGGTCGCCGAGTCGGTGAAGACCCTGGTGTGGAAGTACGCGGTGCGCGCCGACTCCTACCAGCCGCCGCCGCGCAAGCTGCCCGACGCCGAGCGCCTCTACGACGTCCAACTCTCGGGAATCCTCGGCGAGTTCGACACCGACCTGGTCTCCCCCGGGGTCACCGAGGAGCTGAGCACCTGGCGCGCCCCGGCCCGCCACCCGCAGATCACCGACACCATGGAGAAGCTGCGCGAGCAGCCGCTGCCGGTGCGCCGCGAGGTCTACCTGCGCGAACGGGTGCAGAGCCAGCGCCAGTGGTACCAGGCCAAGGCCGTCCAGTGCCGCAACGCCACCCGCCGGGTCGGCCGGCTGGCCATCGTGCTGCCCGCGGCCGGCCTGCTGCTGGCCGTGCTGCGCGCGCTCGGCGAGTTCGGCTTCGACGCGCTCGGCTCGATCTCCGCCGTCGCCGCCTCCGTCTCCGCCTGGGCCCAGCTGCGCCAGTACCGTCCGCAGGCCGCCGCCTACACCCTGGCCGCCGCCGAACTCTCCAAGGTGGAAGCCCTGTTGGCCTCCGTCGACCTGAGCGCCGCGGACTCCGAGGAGACCTGGGCCCGGCTCGCCCGGGACGCCGAGGACGCCATCTCCCGCGAGCACACCACCTGGCAGGCGCGCCGCGAGGTGCGCAGCCTCGACATCCCCAGCTGAGCAGGAGGGCCACCGCGTGGCGACACGGAGGATCGAGACGCCGGACGGCGGCGTCCTCGCCGTCGAGACGTCCGGGGACCCGTCCGGCCACCCGGTGTTCCTGCTGCACGGGACGCCGGGCAGCCGGGTCGGCCCGGCTCCGCGCGGCGCCGTGCTGGCCCGGATGCGGGTCCGGCTGATCTCCTTCGACCGGCCCGGCTACGGCGACTCCACCCGGCTGCCCGGCCGCGACGTGGCCGCCGCGGCGACCGACGTCACCGTCATCGCCGACGCGCTCGGCCTCGACCGCTTCGCCGTGGTCGGCCGCTCCGGCGGCGGCCCGCACGCGCTGGCCTGCGCCGCGCTGCTGCCCGACCGGGTCCGCCGGGCGGCCACCCAGGTCTCGCTGGCCCCGCGCCACGCGGACGGCCTGGACTGGTTCGAGGGCATGACCCCGTCCAACGAACACGCCTACCGGCAGGCCGAGTTGGGCCAGCCGCGGATCGCCGGCCAGTTCCAGGTCCGGTCCCGGGTGATCCGCCGCGACCCGGCCCAGCTGATCCGCAACCTGGTCCCCGAACTGACCCCGCCGGACCGCACCGTGGTCGCCGACATCGGCATCCGCCGGATCCTGCACTCCACCTACCGGCAGGCGTTCCGCTACGGCGCCGACGGCTGGATCGACGACGTGCTGGCCTTCATCGCCGACTGGGGCTTCGCCGTGGAGAGCATCCGCGCCCCGGTCCGGCTCTGGCACGGCGCCGAGGACCGGTTCTCCCCGGTCGGCCACTCCGCCTGGCTGGCCGACCACATCCCCGGCGCCCAGCTCTACCTCGAACCGGGCGCCGCCCACTTCGGCGCCCTCAAGGAGATGACCGACGCCATCCGCTGGGCCGCCCACGCCTAGCCCGCTGCGCGCGCTGCGTGGGAACAGGGGCGGGGGGGACCGCGCGGTTCCCCCGCCCCTGTTCCCGTCCCCGCCTCACAGCGGCTGCGGCTCCAGGTCCCGGTTGCTGCGCTGCCAGCCGCGGGCCGCGACCACCGACGGGTGCTCCTCGCCGAAGAGTTCGACCAGTCCGGCGACCGCCTGCATCCGCAGCGCCTCCGCCTCGCTGCGGCGGCCCGCGTCGCGCAGCGTGATGGCGAGGTTGGCCTGGCAGACCAGCGCGTCCGGGTGGGTGGCGCCGTACCGCTGGGAGAGGCCCTCGTGGGCGGTGCGGCCGAGCGTCTCGGCCTCCCGGTGCTCGCCGTTCTCGGCGAGCGCGTTGGCCAGGTTGATGGCGGCGTTGAGGACGAAGGGGTGGTCGTCGCCGAGGACCCGGGCCAGGCCGGCCGCCGCGGTGCGGCCGTGGGTGATGGCGCCCTCCAGGTCGCCGGAGCCGCGCAGGTAGATGGCGAGGTTGTTCTCGCAGGCGAAGGTGAACGGGTGGTCGTCGCCGAACAGCCGCCGGTGGCCCTCGTAGGCGTCGGTGGCGATGTCGCGGGCGGTCTCCTTGTCGCCGGCGGCGCTGTGGTCGGCGGCCAGGTTGAGCCGGCAGGCCAGCGCGTCGGCGAAGTCGGGGCCGAACAGGTCGACGTAGCGCTCGTAGGTCCGCTCGGTGAGTTCCCGGGCCTCGGTGTACTGGCCGGCCCGGCGCAGCGAGACGGCCAGCGACTTGGCGTTGCGCAGCTCCTCCGGCAGGTCGGACTGCTGGAGGTCGGCGAAGGCCTCGGTGACCTCCCGCAGCAGTTCCACCGAGCCCTTGTAGTCGCCCATCTCGCGCAGGTCGCGGGCCAGGTTGGACTTGGTGCCCAGGGTGTAGGGGTGGTGCGGGCCGCGGACGGCGGCGTTGCGCTCGACGGTGTCCTGGTCGAGGTCGCGGGCGGCGAGGCTGTTGCCGACCAGGCGGTGGTCGATGGCGAGGTTGTTGGCGACGGTGAGGGTGCGCGGGTCGTCCTCGCCGAAGAGTTCGACGAACTGGTCGTAGGTGTCCTGGTCGAGGGCGAGCGCCTCCTGGAACCGGTTGAGGTAGCGCAGGTCGGCGGCCATCGAGTTGGCGGTCATCAGGGTGTACGGGTGGTGCTCGCCGAGGAGTTCGCGCTGGCCGAGCAGGGTGGCCTGGTTGAGCGCCAGGGACTCGCCGTAGGAGCCCTTGGAGCGCAGCACGTTGGCGATCTGCAGGCGCAGGCTGAGGATCTGCCGGCGCCAGATCTTCTGCTCGGCCTGGTCGGGTTCGCTCTCGGAGCGGACGGTCCAGGCGGCGTCGAGCTGGCGGCCGAGCTGCAGGGCCTGGTCGAGGTCGACGCGCTTCCACAGGTAGCGGACCCGGTCGATGAGCAGTTCGCGCACCTCGCGCTCGTCGCAGTCCTGGGCCCGGGACGGCGTGAGGTGGGGCCAGATCTTCTCCAGGGTGGGCCAGTTGGCGGGGTCGTCGGTGTCGCCGCGGGAGGGCCGGGCGTTGACCAGGATGCGGTGCACCTGGTGCATGGCGAGGTTGCGCTCGTTCTCGCTCATGCCGCTGCGGACGACGGCCTGGACCAGCCGGTGGACCTGGAAGGAGTCGGAGCCGGCGTCGGTCTTGGCCAGCGCGTAGCGGCTGACGGCGCGCAGCACCTTGCCGAGCAGGAAGGTGTCGGTGAGTTCCTCGTCGTACGGGAACAGCGCGATCCGCATCTGCTCGGAGAAGAAGAACTGCCGCAGCGAGATCGGCTCGGGCGCGAAGAACGCGCACAGTTCGAGCAGCCGCACGGCGGCCGGGGACTGCTCGCGCAGCCGGGCGATCGAGACGTTCCAGGTGAGGCCGACGGGGGTCGGGTAGTCGACGGGGGTCTCGCCGGCCGCGAGGACCTTGGTGGCCTCGGCCTTGAGCTGGTTGACGTAGGTCTCCACCGGGGTGCGGGTGGTCTCCAGCCAGGCGGCGGCGACCTCGACGGCCAGCGGCAGGTCGCCGACCGCCTCGGCGACCCGGTCGGCGTCGGC is part of the Kitasatospora cineracea genome and harbors:
- a CDS encoding alpha/beta fold hydrolase — its product is MATRRIETPDGGVLAVETSGDPSGHPVFLLHGTPGSRVGPAPRGAVLARMRVRLISFDRPGYGDSTRLPGRDVAAAATDVTVIADALGLDRFAVVGRSGGGPHALACAALLPDRVRRAATQVSLAPRHADGLDWFEGMTPSNEHAYRQAELGQPRIAGQFQVRSRVIRRDPAQLIRNLVPELTPPDRTVVADIGIRRILHSTYRQAFRYGADGWIDDVLAFIADWGFAVESIRAPVRLWHGAEDRFSPVGHSAWLADHIPGAQLYLEPGAAHFGALKEMTDAIRWAAHA
- a CDS encoding DUF4231 domain-containing protein; the protein is MREQDLLPRVFWAADGASLQGQARAVALSRWELLLLVGAAFAGSADGPVWAWAAAVAYLGALFIAVTVARQNPQRLWYDGRAVAESVKTLVWKYAVRADSYQPPPRKLPDAERLYDVQLSGILGEFDTDLVSPGVTEELSTWRAPARHPQITDTMEKLREQPLPVRREVYLRERVQSQRQWYQAKAVQCRNATRRVGRLAIVLPAAGLLLAVLRALGEFGFDALGSISAVAASVSAWAQLRQYRPQAAAYTLAAAELSKVEALLASVDLSAADSEETWARLARDAEDAISREHTTWQARREVRSLDIPS